One part of the Nostoc sp. PCC 7120 = FACHB-418 genome encodes these proteins:
- a CDS encoding ABC transporter permease: MKKLTNLQTKTRPRRSGKRKVSFSEVLIMSVETLWGNKLRTGLTMLGVIIGISSVITITSVGQGVQKSTELQIQALGTNVMLVSAGAARTGGISQGAGSASTLTWEDAQAIAKQVPAAKSVSAFLQRGSIQVVRGNTNIATTLLGTDLNYPTMKNIHPQVGLFFNQGDLDAGRPVAFLGSKVRDELFNADETVIGTDLRIRGKRYTVVGVAESKGTSGGQDLDDLIYIPLTNMSAQIVGNNALTGVAINGFWVEASDGDQLNSAQFQVTNILRLRHGIHPSDVDDFRIINLVDIISTFSNVMGSFTLMIGAIAGISLVVGGIGIANIMLVSVMERTREIGIRKAVGATGTDILSQFLTEAIVISTVGGVIGVGLGIGFAFAAATVFKFPFIVPLWSIGTGFSLSLVVGVLAGGIPARNAAKLDPISALHNE, from the coding sequence ATGAAAAAACTTACTAATTTACAGACAAAAACTCGTCCGCGCCGTTCGGGAAAGCGTAAGGTATCTTTCAGTGAAGTTTTGATCATGTCAGTCGAAACACTGTGGGGTAATAAACTGCGGACAGGTTTGACTATGTTGGGGGTGATTATTGGCATCTCCTCGGTGATTACGATTACCTCTGTGGGACAGGGCGTACAAAAGTCAACAGAGTTACAAATCCAAGCCTTGGGAACAAATGTGATGTTGGTTTCCGCAGGGGCAGCCAGAACAGGCGGTATCAGCCAAGGCGCAGGTTCAGCCAGTACACTAACCTGGGAAGATGCCCAGGCGATCGCCAAACAAGTCCCAGCCGCTAAATCGGTTTCGGCATTCTTACAACGTGGTTCAATTCAGGTCGTCAGGGGCAATACCAACATCGCCACGACCCTTTTAGGCACGGATTTGAACTATCCAACGATGAAAAATATTCATCCCCAAGTGGGACTATTTTTTAATCAAGGGGATTTAGATGCTGGGCGACCTGTGGCGTTTCTCGGTTCTAAGGTGCGAGATGAATTATTCAACGCAGACGAAACTGTGATTGGAACTGATTTGCGGATTCGGGGCAAACGATACACTGTCGTTGGGGTGGCGGAATCAAAAGGAACGTCGGGTGGACAGGATCTAGACGATCTGATTTATATCCCCCTTACCAATATGTCTGCCCAAATTGTGGGCAATAACGCCTTGACGGGTGTAGCAATTAATGGATTCTGGGTAGAAGCAAGCGATGGCGATCAACTGAACTCGGCTCAATTTCAGGTGACAAATATTCTGCGTCTACGGCATGGCATTCATCCGTCAGATGTCGATGATTTTCGGATTATCAATTTAGTTGATATTATCAGCACTTTCAGCAATGTGATGGGGTCATTTACCTTGATGATCGGTGCGATCGCCGGGATTTCCCTAGTTGTGGGCGGTATTGGCATTGCCAACATCATGCTAGTTTCAGTGATGGAACGAACGCGAGAAATCGGCATTCGTAAAGCTGTGGGCGCAACCGGCACAGATATTTTGAGCCAGTTTTTGACGGAGGCGATCGTTATCTCCACGGTTGGCGGTGTGATTGGTGTGGGATTGGGTATCGGGTTCGCCTTTGCTGCCGCAACTGTGTTCAAATTTCCGTTTATTGTGCCGTTGTGGTCGATTGGGACAGGATTTAGCCTTTCATTAGTAGTTGGCGTTCTGGCTGGCGGTATCCCAGCGCGGAATGCTGCCAAATTAGATCCAATTTCAGCACTACACAATGAGTGA
- a CDS encoding ABC transporter ATP-binding protein, with amino-acid sequence MATMISMEGITKTYHLGELDVPVLKEINLSIEDGEYVAIMGASGSGKSTLMNIIGCLDRPTSGQYILDGRELTTLDDDELADIRNQYIGFVFQQFNLLPRLTALENVMLPMIYADVPRSQRLKSAIAALENIGLGDRLTNRPSQLSGGQQQRVAIARALVNHPALVLADEPTGALDSKTSHEIMNLLTELNQQGTTIAIVTHDATVADQTKRVIQMQDGVIVERAIAQHF; translated from the coding sequence ATGGCAACTATGATCTCGATGGAAGGCATTACCAAAACCTATCACTTAGGAGAATTGGATGTACCCGTTCTCAAGGAAATTAATTTATCAATTGAAGATGGGGAATATGTGGCGATTATGGGGGCTTCAGGTTCAGGGAAATCAACACTGATGAACATTATTGGTTGTCTGGATCGTCCTACGAGTGGACAGTATATCTTGGACGGTAGAGAGTTGACGACGCTAGATGATGATGAACTTGCAGATATCCGCAATCAGTATATTGGCTTTGTGTTTCAACAATTCAATTTGTTGCCCCGATTAACAGCACTAGAAAATGTTATGCTGCCGATGATTTATGCAGATGTCCCTCGTTCGCAACGCCTGAAATCTGCGATCGCCGCCCTCGAAAATATCGGATTAGGCGATCGCTTAACAAATCGCCCTAGCCAACTTTCAGGAGGACAGCAACAGCGAGTAGCGATCGCACGGGCATTGGTGAATCATCCGGCTTTAGTGTTAGCAGATGAACCAACGGGGGCTTTAGATTCCAAAACTTCTCACGAGATTATGAATCTGCTGACGGAATTAAATCAACAGGGAACTACGATCGCAATTGTCACCCATGATGCAACCGTAGCAGATCAGACAAAGCGGGTGATTCAAATGCAAGATGGCGTGATTGTTGAAAGAGCGATCGCCCAACATTTCTAA
- a CDS encoding rhodanese-like domain-containing protein: MCFYLLLGAGLNPTLAATLTQVESISQPRMQTLSEPRNLESGVDSFLTSIPAGYYTIATVEELKSLLKKSQPMLVDVREASEYRAGHIPNAINIPLRTLSQNLNQIPRTRPVVLYCSSGYRSAMGVMTLHLLGYENVQGFPPSFAGWKNAKEAMTYGRSKTIAS; encoded by the coding sequence ATGTGTTTTTACCTCTTGCTTGGTGCTGGGCTAAACCCAACTCTAGCAGCAACTCTCACACAAGTTGAATCAATCTCTCAACCCAGGATGCAAACTCTATCTGAACCCCGTAATCTGGAATCGGGAGTTGATAGTTTTCTCACTTCGATTCCCGCAGGTTATTACACGATCGCCACTGTCGAAGAGTTAAAAAGCCTGTTAAAGAAGTCTCAGCCCATGTTAGTAGATGTGCGAGAAGCCTCTGAGTATCGGGCTGGACATATACCTAACGCAATTAATATTCCCCTAAGAACCCTGTCGCAAAATCTGAATCAAATTCCCCGCACTCGCCCCGTGGTGCTGTACTGTTCCTCTGGTTATCGATCAGCAATGGGGGTAATGACACTACACCTATTAGGCTATGAGAATGTGCAAGGTTTCCCACCTAGCTTTGCGGGCTGGAAAAACGCAAAAGAAGCGATGACCTACGGTCGGTCGAAGACCATCGCCTCCTGA
- a CDS encoding permease has product MFDPFYPFDWLATQIVTQILGLSISSHLGSSLHFFLYDVPKVLTLLIVISFIVGTFQSFLEPERVRSLLEGKRTFAGNILAAMVGIVTPFCSCSAVPLFIGFLEAGVPLGVTFSYLMAAPMVNEVAVILLWGLFGLKVTLIYIGFGVGLAIASGYIIGLLKLEKWVEPFVWELQKSRQAIPLEGEDNLEPVALTWGQRFEQGRFQSSEIVRSVWLYVVGGIAIGAGIHGYVPTDFIVKYAGANNPFAVPIAVILGVPLYANIAGVMPITEALVNKGMPMGTVLAFTMAVTALSLPEIVILKKVLRPQLLAVFVGLMTVGIISIGYIFNTIIN; this is encoded by the coding sequence ATGTTCGATCCGTTTTATCCGTTTGATTGGTTGGCAACCCAGATTGTCACTCAAATCTTGGGCTTGTCGATTTCATCGCATTTAGGATCGAGTCTGCACTTCTTTCTTTATGATGTGCCAAAAGTCTTAACATTACTGATTGTAATTAGCTTTATTGTTGGGACATTTCAAAGCTTTTTAGAACCAGAGCGCGTTCGCTCTTTGCTAGAAGGAAAGCGTACTTTTGCCGGAAATATTTTGGCAGCAATGGTAGGAATCGTCACACCATTCTGTTCTTGCTCTGCGGTTCCTTTGTTTATCGGCTTTTTGGAAGCAGGTGTACCTTTAGGCGTGACTTTTTCGTATCTGATGGCAGCACCAATGGTAAATGAGGTTGCTGTTATCCTTTTATGGGGATTGTTTGGGTTAAAGGTGACACTGATCTACATCGGCTTTGGCGTGGGTTTAGCGATCGCCTCTGGATACATTATTGGACTCCTGAAATTAGAAAAATGGGTAGAACCATTTGTTTGGGAATTGCAAAAATCTCGTCAAGCAATACCTCTAGAAGGGGAAGACAACCTAGAACCAGTGGCGTTAACCTGGGGACAAAGATTTGAGCAAGGAAGATTCCAATCTAGTGAAATTGTGCGATCGGTGTGGCTTTATGTGGTGGGTGGAATTGCGATCGGTGCAGGGATTCATGGTTATGTGCCGACAGATTTTATTGTTAAATATGCAGGTGCGAATAATCCTTTTGCAGTGCCGATCGCGGTAATTTTGGGTGTTCCACTCTATGCGAATATTGCGGGTGTAATGCCGATTACTGAAGCTTTAGTAAATAAAGGAATGCCTATGGGTACAGTTTTAGCTTTCACTATGGCAGTAACAGCACTATCTCTTCCTGAAATAGTGATTCTCAAAAAAGTGCTACGACCACAACTGTTAGCTGTATTTGTCGGGTTAATGACCGTTGGCATTATCAGCATCGGCTACATATTCAACACCATAATTAATTGA
- a CDS encoding thioredoxin family protein — protein MNAIKIEILGTGCKKCQQLEANAKEAVTNLNLIAEVSHITDPIEIAKRGVMSTPAMAINGKVVSKGQVISTEQIQPLLQR, from the coding sequence ATGAATGCCATCAAGATTGAAATTTTGGGTACAGGCTGTAAAAAATGCCAACAGCTAGAAGCAAATGCGAAAGAAGCTGTAACTAATCTCAATTTAATTGCTGAAGTTTCACATATTACCGACCCAATCGAAATTGCTAAACGAGGTGTGATGTCTACTCCCGCTATGGCAATCAATGGCAAAGTTGTCAGCAAAGGTCAAGTAATCAGTACCGAACAAATTCAGCCCCTATTGCAGCGTTAA
- a CDS encoding GIN domain-containing protein, with amino-acid sequence MRSKPYGLIVCLTTLSLLTGCYLNLGGLRGSGIVKTESREVGGFSSISSKSVGKVRIQQTGKESLKITADDNILPLLESRVADKVLYLTIAKDTNMNPTNPIEFVVEVKSLERLNIDGVGSVEINDIQGKQLSISLDGVGSMTIAGSVDVLELDLSGVGSFQGENFQTKQATVRNSGVGSAVVNVTQQLDATVSGVGSIEYIGSPQVRESGRGVGSIKKR; translated from the coding sequence ATGAGATCGAAGCCATACGGTTTGATTGTGTGTTTAACAACTTTGAGCCTGTTAACAGGCTGCTATCTCAATTTGGGTGGGCTGAGAGGCTCTGGAATAGTTAAGACCGAATCTAGAGAAGTGGGTGGATTCTCATCCATTTCTAGTAAATCCGTAGGTAAAGTCAGGATACAGCAGACGGGAAAAGAGTCCCTAAAGATCACCGCCGACGACAACATCCTACCGTTGCTAGAAAGTCGTGTAGCTGACAAGGTTCTGTATCTCACCATCGCAAAAGATACAAATATGAATCCCACCAACCCCATTGAGTTTGTTGTGGAGGTGAAAAGCCTAGAGAGGTTGAATATAGATGGTGTCGGTAGTGTTGAGATAAACGATATCCAAGGTAAACAGTTGTCGATTTCCCTTGATGGGGTGGGTAGCATGACGATCGCCGGCAGTGTCGATGTGCTTGAACTCGATCTTTCCGGGGTTGGAAGTTTCCAAGGTGAAAATTTCCAGACTAAGCAGGCGACGGTTCGCAATAGCGGCGTGGGGAGTGCTGTGGTTAATGTCACTCAGCAGTTAGATGCGACTGTATCCGGCGTGGGTTCAATAGAGTATATTGGCTCTCCTCAAGTTCGGGAATCTGGGCGGGGCGTGGGGTCAATCAAGAAACGTTAG
- the petC gene encoding cytochrome b6-f complex iron-sulfur subunit has product MDNSIPIESPSLSRRQLLNFITGATVAVTAGAALYPAGKFLIAPAEKTGAGGAILAKDILGKQIPASQILAEPPQTRALVAGLAGEPTYLIVKEDHTLDRIGLVDNCTHLGCTFPWNPLDQQFQCPCHGSRYAPDGSVVRGPAPLPLKIVQVAVIDNSILISPWTETDPRTGKKPWWV; this is encoded by the coding sequence ATGGACAATAGTATTCCAATCGAAAGTCCATCCCTATCAAGACGGCAACTACTTAACTTTATTACCGGAGCAACTGTTGCTGTCACTGCGGGTGCTGCGCTCTATCCTGCTGGCAAATTCTTGATTGCTCCAGCAGAAAAAACAGGAGCGGGAGGTGCTATTCTGGCTAAGGATATTCTAGGGAAACAAATCCCCGCCTCGCAAATTCTGGCTGAACCGCCCCAAACCCGCGCCCTGGTTGCCGGTTTGGCAGGAGAACCCACCTATCTGATTGTCAAAGAAGATCACACCCTGGATCGTATTGGGCTTGTAGATAACTGCACTCACCTTGGTTGTACCTTCCCCTGGAATCCCTTGGATCAGCAGTTTCAATGTCCCTGTCATGGTTCTCGCTATGCCCCAGATGGGTCGGTGGTGCGTGGACCGGCTCCTCTACCGCTCAAAATTGTCCAGGTTGCAGTGATTGATAACAGCATTTTAATCTCGCCGTGGACGGAAACTGATCCCCGTACTGGAAAGAAACCCTGGTGGGTCTAA
- a CDS encoding YgaP family membrane protein, which translates to MKTNVGSLDRLIRLLLASALFYLGLFPYYSTGLGIGLVVAGSVLLVTALVGFCGLYSLLGIHTSQINDQL; encoded by the coding sequence ATGAAAACGAATGTTGGTTCGTTAGATCGCCTGATCCGTCTGTTGTTGGCTTCAGCGTTGTTTTATCTAGGACTTTTCCCGTACTACAGTACCGGATTGGGTATTGGTCTTGTCGTTGCAGGTAGCGTATTGCTGGTGACAGCTTTAGTAGGATTTTGCGGTCTTTATAGCCTCCTGGGAATTCATACCAGCCAGATCAATGATCAACTTTAA
- a CDS encoding DUF4079 domain-containing protein: MSSETLAALKPYLSFFHPITMWILLVVALYAMYLGVQVRRTRLANGDIKKELVKGRFAIRHHQIGSILLGLMVMGAIGGIMVTYFNNGKIVIGPHLFAGLGMVGLISTSAALVPFMQKHDWVRSIHVSLNLILLGLFGWQAVTGVQIVQKILSQMMKNVAA; encoded by the coding sequence ATGAGTTCAGAAACCTTAGCGGCGCTCAAGCCCTATCTCAGCTTTTTTCACCCTATTACTATGTGGATCTTGCTGGTCGTTGCGCTCTATGCGATGTACCTGGGTGTGCAAGTCCGACGGACGAGGCTGGCTAACGGAGATATCAAAAAAGAATTGGTGAAGGGTCGGTTTGCCATCCGCCATCACCAAATTGGTTCTATCCTCCTGGGGTTGATGGTAATGGGTGCGATCGGGGGGATAATGGTAACCTACTTTAACAATGGCAAAATCGTGATTGGCCCTCATCTATTTGCTGGCTTAGGGATGGTGGGATTGATTTCTACTTCTGCGGCGTTAGTTCCCTTTATGCAGAAGCATGACTGGGTTCGTAGCATCCACGTTTCGCTGAATCTTATTCTGCTGGGATTGTTTGGCTGGCAAGCTGTGACAGGGGTGCAAATTGTGCAGAAGATTTTGAGCCAAATGATGAAGAATGTTGCAGCGTAA
- a CDS encoding DUF362 domain-containing protein: protein MAYTITSQCISCKLCSSVCPTGAIKIAENGQHWIDSELCTNCVDTVYTVPQCKAGCPTCDGCVKVPSDYWEGWFANYNRVIAKLTKKQDYWERWFNCYSEKFTLSNN, encoded by the coding sequence ATGGCTTACACTATCACCAGCCAATGTATTTCCTGCAAGCTCTGTTCGTCTGTATGCCCCACTGGTGCAATTAAAATCGCTGAAAACGGACAGCACTGGATTGACTCCGAACTGTGTACAAATTGCGTTGATACCGTCTACACAGTCCCACAATGTAAAGCTGGTTGTCCTACTTGCGATGGTTGCGTTAAAGTACCTAGCGATTATTGGGAAGGCTGGTTTGCTAACTACAACCGAGTTATAGCGAAATTGACAAAAAAACAAGACTATTGGGAACGTTGGTTTAATTGTTATTCAGAGAAGTTTACACTATCAAATAATTAA
- the nifB gene encoding nitrogenase cofactor biosynthesis protein NifB, which translates to MTPPVTGSSVTESTPTKAKSGGCGCDTSTTVEMDEKLQERIAKHPCYSEEAHHHYARMHVAVAPACNIQCNYCNRKYDCANESRPGVVSELLTPEEAAHKVLVIAGKIPQMTVLGIAGPGDPLANPEKTFRTFELIADKAPDIKLCLSTNGLMLPEYVDRIKQLNIDHVTITLNTIDPEIGAQIYSWVHYKRRRYRGAEGARILLEKQMEGLQALREADILCKVNSVMIPGINDQHLVEVNKMIREQGAFLHNIMPLISAPEHGTHFGLTGQRGPSQKELKSVQDQCSGNMKMMRHCRQCRADAVGLLGEDRSQEFTKDKFLEMAPEYDFDKRQEVHEGIEKFRVELKVAKEKVLAGKEKTANNPKILVAIATKGGGLVNQHFGHAKEFQVYEVDGSEVSFVSHRKVDHYCQGGYGEEATFDNIVKTIADCKAVLVSKIGESPKEKLLQAGIQTVEAYDVIEKVALEFYEQWNKG; encoded by the coding sequence ATGACACCACCAGTTACAGGCTCTTCCGTTACTGAATCGACACCTACCAAAGCAAAATCAGGTGGTTGCGGATGCGACACCAGCACCACCGTGGAAATGGACGAAAAGCTCCAAGAACGTATTGCTAAACATCCCTGCTACAGCGAAGAGGCTCACCACCATTACGCGAGAATGCACGTTGCTGTTGCACCTGCCTGCAACATTCAATGCAACTATTGCAACCGAAAATATGATTGTGCTAACGAAAGCCGTCCTGGCGTAGTTAGTGAATTACTCACACCAGAAGAAGCAGCACACAAAGTCTTAGTAATTGCAGGCAAAATTCCCCAAATGACAGTTTTGGGAATTGCTGGCCCTGGCGATCCTCTGGCGAACCCAGAAAAGACCTTCCGCACCTTTGAGTTGATTGCAGACAAAGCGCCAGATATTAAGCTGTGTCTATCAACTAATGGTTTGATGCTGCCGGAATATGTCGATCGCATTAAACAACTAAATATTGACCACGTTACTATTACCCTAAATACTATTGACCCAGAAATCGGCGCACAGATTTATTCTTGGGTTCACTACAAGCGCAGACGTTATAGAGGTGCGGAAGGCGCGAGAATTCTGCTAGAGAAGCAGATGGAAGGCTTACAAGCTCTCAGAGAAGCTGATATCTTGTGTAAAGTTAATTCCGTGATGATTCCGGGCATTAACGATCAACATCTGGTTGAAGTCAACAAGATGATTCGTGAACAAGGTGCATTCCTGCACAACATCATGCCTTTGATTTCTGCACCAGAACACGGTACACACTTCGGCTTAACTGGTCAACGCGGGCCTTCACAAAAAGAACTGAAGTCAGTGCAAGACCAATGTTCTGGCAACATGAAAATGATGCGCCATTGCCGCCAGTGCCGTGCTGACGCTGTAGGCTTGTTAGGAGAAGACCGCAGCCAGGAATTTACCAAAGATAAATTCCTCGAAATGGCTCCAGAATATGACTTCGACAAACGTCAAGAAGTCCACGAAGGTATTGAGAAATTTAGAGTAGAACTAAAAGTAGCCAAAGAAAAAGTACTAGCTGGTAAAGAAAAAACAGCTAACAATCCTAAAATCTTAGTTGCAATAGCAACCAAAGGCGGCGGATTAGTTAACCAACACTTCGGCCATGCCAAGGAATTTCAGGTTTACGAAGTAGACGGTAGTGAAGTTAGCTTCGTCAGTCACCGCAAGGTTGATCATTATTGTCAAGGTGGATACGGCGAAGAAGCCACATTTGACAATATTGTTAAAACTATCGCAGATTGTAAAGCAGTTTTGGTTTCCAAGATTGGCGAATCTCCCAAAGAAAAACTGCTCCAAGCTGGTATACAGACTGTTGAAGCTTACGACGTGATTGAGAAGGTTGCTTTAGAGTTTTACGAGCAATGGAATAAGGGCTAG
- a CDS encoding APC family permease, giving the protein MSRHTDYSSLEQIQTTGADAPKPLLTLSDAVALIVGIVIGVGIFQTPALVASQAGSDTAVLLFWLAGGIVSIIGALCYAELATTYPNVGGAYYYLKRAFGQNTAFLFAWARLTVIQTGSIALAAFVFGDYASEIWRLGTFSSSMYAAVIIALLTILNILGLHQGKWTQNLLTAAQVLGLLLVVLFGLASTANSANSAVSPEPSSSGSWGLAMVFVLLSYGGWNEAAYISAEIKNRQRNILRSLMWSIGIITAIYLLINLAFLRGLGLANMANSSAVAADLMRAVWGTPGVVFISLLIAICALGTINASIFTGARTNYALGQDFNLFGFMGSWRQIPSTPATALLVQGAIALALVVLGTFTRKGFETMVDYTAPVFWFFFLLSGISLLILRQKEPHIPRPFRVPFYPITPLLFCAVCGYLLYSSVVYTNVGAVVGVLVVIAGVPLLFWNRYRQGKA; this is encoded by the coding sequence GTGAGTAGACATACAGATTACAGTTCGCTAGAGCAAATACAGACGACTGGTGCAGATGCACCCAAGCCATTATTAACACTATCAGACGCAGTTGCTCTAATTGTCGGGATTGTCATTGGTGTAGGTATTTTTCAAACCCCTGCGCTGGTAGCTAGTCAAGCTGGAAGTGATACTGCGGTACTGTTGTTTTGGTTAGCTGGTGGCATAGTCTCTATTATTGGTGCATTGTGCTACGCAGAGTTGGCGACAACTTATCCTAATGTTGGTGGAGCCTACTATTATCTAAAGCGAGCATTTGGCCAAAATACTGCCTTTTTATTTGCCTGGGCAAGGTTGACAGTGATTCAGACTGGTTCTATTGCCTTGGCGGCATTTGTTTTTGGTGATTATGCGTCTGAGATTTGGCGGCTGGGTACATTTTCATCATCAATGTATGCCGCAGTGATAATTGCTTTATTAACGATATTAAACATACTGGGTTTACACCAGGGAAAATGGACACAAAATTTACTGACGGCGGCGCAAGTCTTGGGTTTATTGCTGGTAGTCCTTTTTGGACTAGCTAGCACTGCTAATAGTGCTAATAGTGCTGTATCGCCGGAACCTTCATCCTCAGGTAGTTGGGGACTAGCAATGGTGTTTGTACTGCTGTCATACGGTGGTTGGAATGAAGCCGCGTATATTTCGGCAGAGATAAAAAACAGGCAAAGAAATATCTTGCGATCGCTCATGTGGAGTATTGGTATTATCACAGCAATTTACCTGCTGATCAACCTAGCTTTTTTGCGAGGCTTAGGATTAGCAAATATGGCAAACTCATCAGCAGTTGCCGCAGACTTGATGCGTGCTGTCTGGGGTACGCCAGGTGTTGTATTTATCAGCCTCTTGATTGCGATTTGTGCTTTAGGGACAATCAATGCCTCCATTTTTACTGGCGCACGTACTAACTATGCCTTAGGGCAAGATTTTAACCTGTTTGGCTTCATGGGAAGTTGGAGACAAATCCCCAGTACTCCTGCGACTGCCTTATTAGTCCAAGGTGCGATCGCTCTTGCCTTGGTTGTATTAGGCACATTCACCCGCAAGGGATTTGAAACAATGGTGGATTACACCGCACCCGTGTTTTGGTTCTTCTTTCTACTTTCTGGCATATCACTATTAATATTGCGCCAGAAAGAACCACACATACCGCGTCCGTTTCGTGTGCCTTTTTATCCTATTACCCCATTACTCTTTTGTGCTGTTTGTGGCTACTTACTATACTCCAGCGTAGTTTATACAAACGTGGGCGCTGTTGTCGGTGTTTTGGTGGTGATAGCAGGTGTCCCGTTATTGTTCTGGAATCGCTACCGCCAAGGTAAGGCTTAG
- a CDS encoding methyltransferase domain-containing protein, with product MKLQKILLSIVTGVSVVSLGLAGCTPQQTNLEAQTESNAPTLTGQTETQAQAPTTQPQERPADVPYVPTPQPVVDAMLQVAQVGKNDVLYDLGSGDGRIVNTAAQKFGTRGIGIDINPERIQEANENAQKAGVSDRVKFVQQDLFKTDFSEATVVTLYLLPDINLKLRPILLQQLKPGTRIVSHAFDMGEWKPEKTLQVDGRTIYYWVVPEQVPANLRQ from the coding sequence ATGAAGTTGCAAAAGATTTTACTATCTATTGTTACAGGTGTTAGTGTTGTGAGCCTGGGATTAGCTGGCTGCACACCACAACAAACCAATTTGGAAGCACAGACAGAAAGTAATGCACCTACTTTAACAGGTCAAACTGAAACTCAAGCACAAGCTCCAACAACTCAACCGCAAGAACGCCCTGCGGATGTGCCTTATGTGCCGACACCACAGCCTGTGGTAGATGCAATGTTGCAAGTAGCGCAGGTGGGCAAAAATGATGTACTTTACGACTTAGGCAGTGGTGACGGACGCATTGTCAATACAGCCGCCCAAAAATTTGGGACACGGGGTATCGGTATAGATATTAATCCCGAACGTATTCAAGAAGCTAACGAAAATGCTCAGAAGGCAGGAGTCAGCGATCGCGTAAAATTTGTTCAGCAAGATTTGTTTAAGACTGATTTTAGTGAAGCTACCGTAGTTACCCTCTATCTTCTGCCCGATATTAATCTCAAATTGCGTCCTATCCTCCTTCAACAACTGAAACCTGGTACTCGCATTGTCTCTCACGCTTTTGATATGGGTGAATGGAAGCCAGAAAAGACATTACAAGTAGATGGCAGAACTATCTACTATTGGGTTGTTCCAGAGCAAGTCCCAGCTAATTTACGCCAGTAA